In Naumovozyma castellii chromosome 1, complete genome, one DNA window encodes the following:
- the PAR32 gene encoding Par32p (ancestral locus Anc_7.362): MSATTIIRPPIMNNTTSHSHAHQHQHDTNNHYKVTFGRGGAGNIITSHSKPKPKLIKQGSQTPSIIQPVYSTGRGGAGNLKRNIDPKLTRRAQDVDDTDAESDIIIIKSNDSRAVSEATFKEGDDEEDFIDNEHILDELHQENEIQAVLSNMKSRLSALSGNANDHDVTIIPKLIPKATVNKADSNKLKRVKTLEKVSPPIVIGRGGAGNIISPKSSGNKQDKKSKSKTKSGKKEKGPWSSFLNIFS, from the coding sequence ATGTCCGCAACCACAATCATACGGCCaccaataatgaataacACTACCTCACATTCACATGCCCATCAGCACCAACATGACACCAATAACCATTACAAAGTCACTTTCGGAAGAGGAGGTGCAGGAAACATAATAACTTCACATTCTAAACCAAAACCAAAATTGATCAAGCAGGGTTCACAGACACCAAGCATCATTCAACCCGTGTATAGTACCGGGCGTGGTGGTGCAGGGAATTTGAAGAGGAATATAGACCCGAAATTGACTAGAAGAGCACAGGATGTGGATGATACGGATGCGGAGTCAgatatcattattatcaagtCGAATGACTCGAGAGCGGTCTCTGAGGCAACCTTTAAAGAGGGAGACGACGAGGAGGATTTTATCGATAATGAACATATCTTGGATGAATTGCATcaggaaaatgaaattcaaGCTGTCTTGTCTAATATGAAATCTCGTTTGAGTGCATTGAGTGGCAACGCTAATGATCATGACGTGACTATAATCCCCAAATTAATTCCCAAGGCAACGGTGAATAAGGCAGATAGtaataaattgaagagaGTTAAGACTTTAGAAAAAGTTTCTCCACCCATTGTCATTGGAAGAGGTGGAGCTGGTAATATTATATCTCCTAAATCAAGTGGTAATAAACAGGacaagaaatcaaaatcaaagacTAAATCTGggaaaaaggaaaagggACCTTGGTCATCcttcttgaatatattcTCATAA
- the DLD1 gene encoding D-lactate dehydrogenase (ancestral locus Anc_7.364): MLLTTPMRRQLTNLVTKPSLKRLAGSSITARRLYAKPTPTSPPPPKDENGTPWLGYFFTTTIAASLGYIMATTLTFEKDKTISSLIPNPSLANAIENEARSTAPLDSLQPPNYIQDEEKIQAVLKQLQSVLGNNPENYSMHEGELNSHSDTEFNTHHPNDDQRPRIILFPHNTEEISQLLKICNENDVPVVPFSGGTSLEGHFIPTRRNCTVTIDISKYMNQIIKLNKKDLDVVVQGGVEWEELNEFLKDEGLMFGCDPGPGAQIAGCVADSCSGTNAYRYGTMKEQVVNLTVVLPDGTIVKTKGRPRKSSAGYNLNGLFTGSEGTLGIMTEVTVKCHVIPKFETVAVVAFPTVGDAAECVSNVIQSGIQLTAMELLDNNMMHLINKGGATSRTDWIEKPTVFFRIGGHTQKTIDDLVSEVEKLAKSNKCQNFEFAKDEDEKVELWEARKVALWSVLDAGRNTDPKARVWTTDVAVPLSQLPQTIEKTKQEMDKSKLINAIVGHVGDGNFHSFIIYRNADERKKCEKLVENMVHRALEVEGTCTGEHGVGIGKREFMLSELGQTPVDLMRKVKLAIDPKRIMNPDKIFKIDPKEPSDDYV, from the coding sequence atgtTGCTAACTACCCCGATGAGACGTCAACTGACAAATTTAGTCACGAAACCGTCGTTGAAAAGATTAGCAGGCTCTTCCATTACCGCAAGACGTCTTTACGCAAAACCTACACCAACCTCTCCTCCTCCTccaaaggatgaaaatggGACTCCATGGTTGGGTTACTTCTTCACAACTACCATCGCCGCCTCCCTAGGTTACATCATGGCAACCACTttaacttttgaaaaagataaGACAATCTCATCTCTTATCCCCAATCCATCCCTGGCAAACgccattgaaaatgaagcTCGTTCCACGGCTCCATTGGACTCCTTACAACCACCAAACTATATTCAAGACGAGGAAAAGATTCAAGCAGTACTGAAACAATTACAAAGTGTATTGGGTAACAATCCAGAAAATTACTCCATGCATGAAGGTGAATTAAACTCCCATTCAGACACAGAGTTCAATACACATCATCCTAACGACGATCAAAGACCACGTATTATCCTATTCCCTCACAACACTGAGGAAATCTcccaattattgaaaatatgtAACGAAAATGACGTTCCAGTGGTGCCCTTCTCAGGGGGGACCTCTTTGGAAGGTCATTTTATTCCAACTAGAAGAAATTGTACTGTAACCATTGATATCTCCAAATATATGAaccaaattattaaattgaataagaaAGATTTGGACGTCGTCGTGCAAGGTGGGGTTGAATGGGAAGAATTGAACGAGTTCTTGAAGGATGAAGGTCTCATGTTTGGTTGTGATCCTGGTCCAGGTGCTCAAATTGCTGGGTGTGTCGCTGATTCATGTTCAGGGACAAACGCATACAGATACGGGACCATGAAGGAACAAGTTGTTAATTTGACCGTTGTATTACCTGACGGAACAATTGTTAAGACAAAGGGTAGACCAAGAAAATCAAGCGCTGGTTATAATTTGAACGGGTTATTTACTGGTAGTGAAGGTACTTTAGGGATCATGACTGAAGTCACTGTGAAGTGTCATGTCATTCCTAAATTTGAAACTGTCGCCGTCGTTGCATTCCCCACCGTGGGGGATGCCGCTGAATGTGTCTCCAATGTCATCCAAAGTGGAATTCAATTGACCGCTATGGAACTGttagataataatatgatGCATTTGATTAACAAAGGTGGAGCTACTTCAAGAACTGACTGGATTGAAAAACCAACtgttttcttcagaatcgGGGGTCATACTCAAAAGaccattgatgatttaGTCTCAgaagtggaaaaattaGCTAAGAGTAATAAATGTCAAAATTTCGAATTCGCaaaggatgaagatgaaaaagtGGAATTATGGGAAGCTAGAAAAGTCGCCTTATGGTCAGTCTTGGATGCTGGTAGAAACACTGATCCAAAGGCAAGAGTTTGGACTACCGATGTGGCTGTACCTTTATCTCAATTACCACaaactattgaaaagacCAAGCAAGAAATGGATAAATCCAAGTTGATTAATGCTATCGTGGGTCACGTTGGTGATGGTAACTTCCAtagtttcatcatctacCGTAACGCAGACgaaagaaagaaatgtGAAAAACTAGTCGAAAATATGGTTCATAGAGCCTTAGAAGTCGAAGGGACTTGTACTGGTGAACATGGTGTCGGTATTGGGAAGAGAGAATTCATGTTGAGTGAATTAGGTCAAACTCCAGTTGATTTGATGAGAAAGGTTAAATTGGCCATCGATCCAAAGAGAATCATGAACCCCGATAAAATCTTCAAGATTGATCCTAAGGAACCATCTGATGATTACGTGTAA
- the NCAS0A14220 gene encoding uncharacterized protein (ancestral locus Anc_7.366), translating to MTLSPAQLECILNKQFPIGLDSADSHNMLQFSQIKKCASTSLQKVNDVDQNSTQRPQATLTDSKLTEFTKMGREDKFPDKNPYPLTSFILNELYVRNLVERETQKKSKVVAVPTTQTITEKIDTHKVKNEPSSPQVIAKKEANQLERESCKSHDKTSGREKDNDNIAALIVKNTRNKKKQFLSKRKQSERKREKLKEKSSFFTSLASLFNWVFDDTDLDIDEPTKLPVEETPFKDEKKISKHRDEEVKSEKKNKRDSFISTSSTKVAGIDIDPRDVLEDTRSPLERVQQLEEELKKIKLQNVELIKLLEFNSNLNINEIIFEKIEELEISKREEKERTEKRLESIQAVLRNMEMFLSNLNLPNFNHYPTEYKNKNKHSNKNGKRIHRISDADLQLLAELDPTWEGQHHLSPCKNPNEEKLPKKEKEKENQALELIQHQNGNINGLENKIRLMQYDDGNNNILVNIHPDFNENQPRKDRTVSKTGLNLNVQVVI from the coding sequence ATGACCCTTTCTCCAGCTCAATTAGAATGTATCCTCAATAAACAATTCCCTATCGGATTAGATTCGGCTGACTCACATAACATGTTACAGTTCTctcaaataaagaaatgtGCCAGTACAAGTCTCCAAAAGGTAAATGATGTAGATCAGAATAGTACACAAAGACCACAGGCGACCTTGACAGACTCGAAACTGACAGAATTTACGAAGATGGGTCGTGAAGACAAATTTCCTGATAAGAATCCATATCCCTTAACATCCTTCATTCTAAATGAACTCTATGTAAGAAATTTAGTTGAGAGAGAAACacaaaagaaatcaaaagtTGTAGCGGTTCCAACTACTCAAACAATTACggaaaaaattgatactcacaaagtgaaaaatgaaCCATCTAGCCCACAGGTTATAGCTAAGAAGGAAGCAAATCAGCTGGAAAGAGAATCTTGTAAGAGTCATGACAAAACAAGTGGTCGAGAAAAAGATAACGACAATATCGCAGCGCTTATTGTTAAGAACACAAGgaataagaaaaaacaaTTCTTGAGTAAAAGAAAGCAATCAGAGCGTAAAAGAGAGAAGTTGAAAGAGAAATCTAGCTTTTTTACGTCATTAGCTTCCTTGTTCAATTGGGTGTTCGATGATACTGATCTAGATATTGATGAGCCAACTAAACTTCCAGTTGAAGAAACACCATTTaaggatgaaaagaaaatttctaAGCATCGTGATGAAGAGGTTAAGagtgaaaagaaaaataagagAGATAGTTTCATTTCTACAAGTTCAACCAAAGTTGCTGGTATTGATATCGATCCACGAGATGTCTTAGAAGACACACGCTCACCTTTGGAGAGGGTACAACAgttagaagaagaattaaagaaaattaagTTACAAAATGTTGAACTAATAAAActtcttgaatttaattcaaatttgaacattaatgaaataatatttgaaaaaatagaagaacttgaaatatcaaaaagaGAGGAAAAAGAGCGTACAGAAAAAAGGCTAGAATCCATTCAAGCTGTTCTAAGAAATATGGAAATGTTTTTGTCTAACCTAAACcttccaaatttcaatCATTATCCCACTGAATataagaataagaataaaCATAGCAATAAAAATGGTAAACGTATCCATCGTATTTCTGACGCAGATTTACAACTCTTAGCAGAATTAGATCCAACTTGGGAAGGGCAACACCATTTGTCACCATGTAAAAACCCCAATGAGGAAAAATTACCAAAGaaggagaaagaaaaagaaaatcaagCTTTAGAGTTAATACAACATCAAAATGGCAATATCAATGGAttagaaaacaaaataagattgatgcaatatgatgatggaaataataatatactaGTCAATATCCATCCAGACTTCAATGAAAACCAACCCCGTAAAGATAGAACAGTTTCTAAAACTGGGTTAAACTTAAATGTTCAAGTTGTAATataa